Genomic segment of Pseudomonadota bacterium:
CTGTTTTGCCTTTACAAGCCTTTCGCGCTGGCTTGAAAAGCGTCTCGCCTGGAAGCGGTAAGATTAAAGCATATTTTTTACCCGCATCTGTAATTCGATGAGGGTGGAATTTGACAGCCTTGTCAGACCGTCCTTTTTGATCTTGTCAGGCCTTACCTTTTTGATTGCCTTGAGAACCGAATATTCTACGCTGAGATTGCTCGTCATGAAGTAGCTGAATGCCCAGCTTGTTATTTCGTATTTGTCTCGCTCAGATAACCAGAACAACTGTTCACCCCTTCTTTGCTATATTTAATGCAGAAGACTTTTTATGGCCAGGGCTCAATCTTGCCCTTCATGGGCAGACAATATTTCGTATTAGCCCCAAACCACTTGTCATATATTTTTTTGTAGGTGCCGTCTTTCCATACATCCTGGATAGCCAGGTTGACGGCGGTCTTCCATTCAATGTCATTTTGGGGCAATCCAATCCCGTATGGCTCGACACTGAAAGATTCTCCTACAAGCTCATATTTTCCCGGTTCTTTTGCGGCAAACCCGATGAGCAGTGTGCTGTCCGCTGTCCAGCCTGCAACCTTGTCCTGATATAAAGCCAGGAAACAGAAGGATTCATCCTGAAAACTCACAATTTGTTTTCGGGGGTTTTTGATGCCGAAACCAGTCATGAGGTTTATCAAGTTCTGTTCGTTCGTTGTTCCCTGTACCACTGCCATCCTCTTGCTGATAATGCCTTTTACTGTATTGTATCTCCCTTTTTTTGCAAGGACAGACTGGCCGTCAAAAAAATAGGTATTGGAAAAGTCGACAAATTTTTCTCTTTCTTTTGTGTGGGTTATGCTTGCAATGCTCATATCAATCTGTTTGTTTTTCACATATTCTATCCGTGTAATGGTTTCAACCCTTACACGCTCAACTTTTAAGGTTTTTCCCATGAACTGCGCGATACGTTTTGCAACCTCATCTGCAAAATCCACCTCAAAACCAACCCACTTATTTTTCTCATTGATGAATGCCAATGGGGCATT
This window contains:
- a CDS encoding transporter substrate-binding domain-containing protein, with amino-acid sequence MNKQGWLFSTGILLVLLLMPGMLIAGTVYDRVKETGTVRIGLLQDNAPLAFINEKNKWVGFEVDFADEVAKRIAQFMGKTLKVERVRVETITRIEYVKNKQIDMSIASITHTKEREKFVDFSNTYFFDGQSVLAKKGRYNTVKGIISKRMAVVQGTTNEQNLINLMTGFGIKNPRKQIVSFQDESFCFLALYQDKVAGWTADSTLLIGFAAKEPGKYELVGESFSVEPYGIGLPQNDIEWKTAVNLAIQDVWKDGTYKKIYDKWFGANTKYCLPMKGKIEPWP